Proteins from a genomic interval of Danio rerio strain Tuebingen ecotype United States chromosome 4, GRCz12tu, whole genome shotgun sequence:
- the LOC141381806 gene encoding uncharacterized protein codes for MWTSSVRVKMVKKGLYNKHSIDHPLLAGFNKYLYTDLGYKNSKQVVETVSRFLHYMDPTEPNLMFVRRVEKVREYFNILSDTKFSKWTVFNYSKSLKRFMKYIITSTDIRHNNPALFQDCESFMDVLYGIQSGMSKEVSMEVTAKKSEFGCGKEVLPKDCLAVLEAAFKDFQAVICKMQGPGAITGDCLTKNEQLLVLYYLEAVIMLKLVQRPGIVTHMTVEDWEGRSRIENGVCVAVKEHKVPLSHEQELWFNLYFNEVRPVMLQENHTDDDVAVDSFFVSSSGRSIYNPSNDLKRLHDKYSLPSVTCGDAQRAFEAAAQSLSEVERNVAAERNYMRGTSSDPFLALSVLDQLAGKTPQRSSKASCCETRVDEQTAYKTLEQFCPVTLEGPPPKRARRTELCGSEHERHCYDRWRSEQLKLREQHALEHFAGQQPSESKINRWMDKQGWTSNVPQAAVVLKQWKPVARLDLDIDSSFVKKIILSQRWKGLTVRPVPDKGDGVFTKRPFQIGEVVCEYHGELVSHEDAQQIHWC; via the exons ATGTGGACCTCTTCCGTGAGGGTGAAGATGGTCAAAAAAGGCTTATACAACAAGCACTCCATTGACCACCCCCTTCTAGCAGGATTTAACAAGTACCTTTACACTGATCTAGGatataaaaacagcaaacaaGTA GTGGAAACAGTGTCCAGGTTCTTGCATTACATGGACCCCACTGAGCCAAACTTGATGTTTGTTCGGCGGGTGGAGAAAGTGCGAGAGTACTTTAACATCTTGTCAGATACAAAGTTCTCAAAATGGACAGTGTTCAACTACTCGAAGAGTCTCAAGAG GTTCATGAAATACATTATTACCTCCACGGACATTCGCCACAACAATCCAGCTTTGTTCCAGGACTGTGAGAGTTTTATGGATGTGCTGTATGGAATACAGAGTGGCATGTCCAAAGAAGTGAGCATGGAGGTCACAGCAAAAAAATCAGAGTTTGGTTGTGGCAAAGAAGTTTTGCCAAAGGACTGCCTTGCTGTTTTGGAGGCTGCATTCAAAGATTTCCAGGCCGTGATATGCAAAATGCAGGGTCCAGGAGCCATCACAGGGGACTGTTTGACTAAAAATGAACAGCTGCTCGTCCTGTACTACCTGGAGGCTGTTATCATGCTGAAGCTAGTCCAGCGGCCTGGAATTGTGACACACATGACt GTTGAGGATTGGGAGGGGAGAAGCCGGATAGAGAATGGTGTCTGTGTTGCAGTGAAGGAGCACAAAGTACCATTGTCACACGAACAGGAACTT TGGTTCAACTTGTACTTCAATGAGGTGCGGCCAGTAATGCTGCAAGAAAACCACACCGACGATGATGTGGCAGTTGATTCATTTTTTGTGTCAAGTAGTGGGAGATCGATTTATAATCCCTCCAACGACTTAAAAAGACTACATGACAA ATACAGTCTTCCCAGTGTGACGTGTGGCGATGCCCAGAGAGCATTTGAGGCAGCAGCACAAAGCCTGTCAGAAGTGGAGAGAAATGTGGCAGCTGAAAGAAACTACATGAGGGGAACATCTTCAGATCCGTTTCTGGCTCTAAGTGTGCTAGATCAGCTCGCTGGGAAAACACC ACAAAGGTCCAGTAAAGCTTCCTGCTGTGAGACAAGGGTGGACGAACAGACGGCCTACAAAACTCTTGAGCAGTTCTGTCCAGTGACTCTGGAGGGGCCTCCTCCAAAAAGGGCACGCAGGACTGAGCTGTGTGGCTCAGAACATGAGAGGCACTGCTATGACCGCTGGCGTAGTGAGCAGCTCAAGCTGCGTGAACAGCATGCTCTCG AACACTTTGCTGGACAGCAGCCATCAGAGTCCAAAATAAACCGCTGGATGGACAAACAAGGGTGGACATCAAACGTCCCACAGGCTGCAGTGGTTCTGAAGCAGTGGAAACCTGTTGCCAGGTTGGACTTGGACATCGACAGCAGCtttgtgaaaaaaattattttgtctcAACGCTGGAAAGGACTGACTGTCAGGCCCGTCCCTGACAAGGGCGATGGTGTTTTCACCAAAAGACCCTTTCAGATCGGGGAGGTTGTCTGTGAATACCACGGCGAGCTGGTTAGCCATGAAGatgcacagcaaattcattggtgttaa